The following are encoded together in the Capsulimonas corticalis genome:
- a CDS encoding DUF6916 family protein — MSVTILLSHATAEDFSPLLNTEFSIATDDGGSAQVTLSDVKSVGVAMANARQPFVLTFTGTPGLVLPQRIYRISHPGVNDIEIFIVPIAATAQATTYEAIFS, encoded by the coding sequence ATGTCTGTCACAATTTTGCTTAGCCACGCCACGGCTGAAGACTTCTCCCCCCTGCTGAACACCGAATTTTCCATCGCGACGGACGACGGCGGATCCGCCCAGGTCACTTTATCGGACGTCAAGTCCGTCGGAGTCGCCATGGCGAACGCACGCCAGCCATTTGTTCTGACGTTCACGGGAACGCCCGGCCTCGTGCTGCCCCAACGTATCTACCGGATTTCTCATCCGGGTGTCAACGACATCGAAATCTTCATCGTCCCCATCGCCGCGACGGCGCAGGCGACGACATATGAAGCGATTTTTTCCTAA
- a CDS encoding phage tail protein yields MPEPYVGEIRLVGFNYAPSGWAICDGASLPISQYDTLYALIGTRYGGDGEENFNIPNLLGRLPIHMSADYPIASSGGSETVSLTATEVPAHGHALAASSATASASSPENALLAVPAVDIYTPIPAPPTPPPALVSMTTQTDAGPCAGAPHVNLMPSLCINYVIALYGIFPTQN; encoded by the coding sequence ATGCCAGAGCCTTATGTCGGCGAAATTCGCCTGGTCGGCTTCAACTACGCCCCCTCCGGATGGGCGATTTGCGATGGCGCATCGCTCCCGATCTCGCAGTACGACACTCTCTACGCCTTGATCGGAACAAGATACGGCGGCGACGGAGAGGAGAACTTCAATATCCCGAACCTTCTGGGCAGGCTGCCGATCCATATGTCGGCGGATTATCCCATCGCAAGCTCCGGAGGATCCGAGACAGTCTCACTGACGGCCACGGAAGTCCCGGCGCACGGACACGCCCTCGCGGCGTCCAGCGCGACCGCCAGCGCCTCATCGCCGGAAAATGCGCTCCTGGCGGTCCCGGCCGTCGATATTTACACGCCGATTCCGGCCCCGCCCACGCCGCCGCCGGCGCTCGTTTCCATGACCACGCAAACCGACGCCGGCCCGTGCGCGGGGGCGCCCCATGTCAATCTGATGCCGTCGCTTTGCATCAATTACGTGATCGCCCTCTACGGAATTTTTCCGACACAGAATTGA
- a CDS encoding phage tail protein yields the protein MSDQYIGEIRIVPFGYAPYGWAMCNGQILPINTNSALFSLLGTYYGGDGISTFGLPNLIGRAAMAYGNGNNLTPRAIGEIDGSPAVELTPDQLGAHTHVMNGNNATASSSSPDGAVVAIPATGPREPNALYNPAPADTGIAAASLSLAGSSQAHDNMQPYLTLNFIIALNGAFPPRS from the coding sequence ATGTCCGACCAATACATCGGCGAAATTCGGATTGTGCCGTTCGGCTACGCCCCCTACGGGTGGGCGATGTGCAACGGCCAGATCCTGCCGATCAATACCAACTCGGCGCTGTTCTCGCTGCTCGGAACGTACTACGGCGGCGATGGGATCTCGACATTCGGGCTGCCCAATTTGATCGGGCGCGCGGCGATGGCGTACGGCAATGGAAATAACCTGACGCCGCGCGCCATCGGCGAGATCGACGGAAGCCCCGCCGTCGAGCTGACTCCCGATCAGCTTGGCGCGCATACGCATGTCATGAATGGCAATAACGCCACCGCCTCGTCGTCATCCCCCGACGGCGCCGTTGTCGCCATTCCCGCGACAGGTCCCCGCGAGCCCAACGCGCTCTATAATCCCGCTCCCGCCGATACCGGCATAGCGGCCGCCTCGCTTTCCCTGGCGGGAAGCAGCCAGGCGCACGACAACATGCAGCCCTATCTGACGCTAAACTTCATCATCGCTCTGAACGGAGCTTTTCCGCCAAGATCATAA
- a CDS encoding GNAT family N-acetyltransferase translates to MPIHYRTNAGLSAEALAELFDKSGIRRPTGDLKRIQHMIDHANLTITAWDDDKLVGVARALTDFVWCCYLSDLAVDQDYQHQGIGRALVDQVHAAIGEESLLVLLSAPEAMEYYPKIGLQPVTTGWMIKRTK, encoded by the coding sequence ATGCCGATCCATTACCGCACCAACGCCGGTCTGAGCGCGGAGGCTCTCGCCGAACTGTTCGACAAATCCGGCATCCGCCGCCCGACCGGCGATCTGAAACGGATCCAGCATATGATCGACCACGCAAACCTGACCATCACCGCATGGGATGATGACAAGCTCGTCGGCGTCGCCCGCGCGCTGACCGATTTCGTCTGGTGCTGCTACCTCTCGGACCTGGCGGTCGATCAAGATTATCAGCATCAAGGCATCGGCCGCGCGCTCGTCGACCAGGTCCACGCCGCCATTGGCGAAGAAAGCCTTCTTGTGCTGCTGTCCGCACCCGAGGCGATGGAGTACTATCCGAAGATCGGCCTTCAGCCCGTGACGACCGGCTGGATGATCAAACGGACAAAGTAA
- a CDS encoding VOC family protein: MKVNHLDLQVSDIHAARTFFETHFGLRCTYTRGDEIALLDDEIGFSLGVSNLGNHPAPVYPPDFHLGFVLEKSEELQAMYTRFQADGVPIKRELQQGGPNLYFVCEGPSGIPVEVRAPLRTAP; this comes from the coding sequence ATGAAAGTCAATCATCTGGATTTGCAAGTCTCCGATATTCACGCCGCGCGGACATTCTTCGAGACCCATTTCGGCCTGCGCTGCACCTACACGCGCGGCGACGAGATCGCGTTACTGGACGACGAAATCGGATTCTCCCTTGGGGTGAGCAATTTGGGCAATCATCCTGCCCCCGTCTATCCGCCCGACTTCCATCTCGGCTTCGTGCTGGAAAAATCGGAAGAACTCCAAGCGATGTACACCCGCTTCCAGGCCGACGGCGTCCCGATCAAGCGCGAACTCCAGCAGGGCGGCCCCAACCTCTACTTCGTCTGCGAAGGTCCAAGCGGCATTCCCGTCGAAGTGCGCGCGCCGCTGCGGACGGCGCCGTGA
- a CDS encoding GNAT family N-acetyltransferase → MITSPQVEMRPATPEDDEFLYTVYASTREQELLAAPWDNEQKASFLRMQFQAQHTYYHAQFPDARYDVLIRDGEAIGRLYTDRRKDELKILDIALLPQHCGKGVGTQLIRMFMDEATALGLPVRLHVETFNRAQRLYARLGFTQVQNDGIYILMEWNPTNGHQ, encoded by the coding sequence ATGATCACTTCACCGCAAGTCGAAATGCGGCCGGCGACCCCGGAGGATGATGAGTTCCTCTACACCGTCTACGCCAGCACGCGCGAACAAGAGCTTTTGGCGGCGCCCTGGGATAACGAACAAAAAGCGTCGTTTCTGCGCATGCAGTTCCAGGCCCAGCATACTTACTATCATGCGCAGTTTCCCGACGCGCGGTACGACGTACTGATCCGCGATGGCGAAGCAATCGGACGTTTATATACCGATCGTCGCAAAGACGAACTAAAAATTCTCGACATTGCCCTGCTGCCGCAGCATTGCGGCAAGGGCGTGGGAACACAACTCATCCGGATGTTCATGGATGAGGCGACGGCGCTGGGTCTGCCGGTTCGCCTGCACGTGGAGACATTCAACCGAGCCCAGCGGCTGTATGCGCGCCTGGGGTTCACCCAGGTCCAAAACGACGGCATCTACATTTTGATGGAATGGAACCCAACCAATGGCCACCAATGA
- a CDS encoding Ig-like domain-containing protein — translation MATNETFSPPRTALVRRTLTIVASFALVSASVAATSAATLTVSLTPTGGQYGTIQAAINAASDGDTISVTDGLYSANGDHNLTLTGKHLTIQSLNGPAVTILDNSGGSLSTPRNAVLFSGPTNNNSVLKGFTIKNSISNNGGAVAIVDCAATVAQCIFINNLAGAEGGAIDVVTNNIDGGATISQCSFLGNTAGDLTTNSGFGGAIGCTVNTGTGHQQNVSITNCVFDGNLATYDGGAIDVEGYTSTSPKVSVVNCSFAHNNADGYVSQASNFLPSPSPGSQPGVVDIFGGIATLTNCILYGDTAPTEVSTLSPGFTATYSDIHQSGVSGTGDTNQDPIYSDASHTDPTLDNLHLAINSPEINTGLAGNQTNALGGIVPTIDRDGRVRDASTDLGAYEFLAPVANAQAVTVIENTPTAITLTGSDPNTPVRPLTYSIVTGPTQGVLSGTAPNLTYTPSANYSGSDSFTFTTNNGRYTSPAAMVSINVTHVNQQPTINAILDQTVNENVGPQNVALSGITQGAGDTGQAIIIAASSNNPALIPTPTITYTSANSTGTLTYTPAANAFGTATIAVKVTDNGGVANGGVDTKTITFNIAVNPVVLTPTANNQSVTTNENTAVGVTLTGSDPNAPPKPLTYAVTTNPAHGTLSGTAPNLTYTPNTGYFGSDSFQFTVNNGTQTSGAATVSIAVNRVNNIPTIGAVSDQNVSENSGAHTVSLSAISAGTGDSDQTVIIAATSNNPSLIPDPTVTYTNPNTTGSLTYTPAANAFGTATIAVKVTDNGGVANGGVNTKTITFQIHVSQVILAPTANNQSVTTAQDTAVGITLSGSDPNTPPQPLTYTVTTNPTHGTLSGTAPNLTYTPSAGYFGSDSFTFTTSNGAQTSNTATVSINITQGSATNVTGQITVTRGGYVYNRTTGHYRQSVTLTNTGGAVAGPISLVLDGLTGAALTNATGTTVQTAPAGSPYVNTSGLSAGASTSVVLEFNHQPSGYTPRILAGGGAR, via the coding sequence ATGGCCACCAATGAAACGTTCTCTCCGCCGAGAACCGCTCTCGTGAGGCGAACACTCACGATCGTCGCCTCCTTTGCTCTCGTGAGCGCCAGCGTCGCCGCCACATCCGCCGCCACACTGACAGTTTCTCTGACGCCGACAGGCGGCCAATACGGCACGATCCAGGCCGCGATCAACGCCGCCAGCGATGGCGACACGATCAGCGTCACGGATGGCTTGTATAGCGCTAATGGCGATCACAATCTCACATTAACCGGTAAACACCTCACGATTCAGTCGCTGAATGGCCCGGCCGTAACGATCCTGGACAACAGCGGCGGATCGCTCTCCACGCCGCGTAATGCGGTGCTGTTCAGCGGACCAACGAATAACAACAGCGTTCTGAAAGGCTTCACGATCAAGAACAGCATCAGCAACAACGGCGGGGCCGTCGCGATCGTCGACTGCGCCGCCACCGTCGCCCAGTGCATTTTCATCAATAACCTCGCCGGCGCGGAGGGCGGCGCGATTGATGTCGTCACTAACAACATCGACGGCGGCGCGACGATCTCCCAGTGCTCCTTCCTCGGCAACACCGCCGGCGACCTGACCACGAATTCAGGCTTCGGCGGCGCGATTGGATGCACGGTCAATACGGGAACTGGACATCAGCAGAACGTCTCCATCACGAACTGCGTGTTCGACGGCAATCTGGCGACCTATGACGGCGGCGCTATCGACGTCGAGGGGTACACCTCCACAAGCCCCAAAGTCAGCGTCGTCAACTGTAGCTTCGCGCATAACAACGCAGACGGTTATGTCTCGCAAGCCTCTAACTTCCTGCCGTCTCCCAGCCCTGGCAGCCAGCCCGGCGTTGTGGATATCTTTGGCGGCATTGCAACACTGACGAACTGCATCCTTTACGGCGATACGGCCCCGACGGAGGTTTCGACCCTGAGTCCCGGTTTCACGGCCACCTACAGCGATATCCACCAATCCGGAGTCTCTGGAACGGGCGACACCAACCAGGATCCGATCTACTCCGACGCCAGCCATACCGATCCGACGCTGGACAACCTGCATCTGGCGATCAACTCCCCGGAAATCAACACCGGGCTAGCCGGCAATCAAACGAATGCGCTGGGCGGGATCGTTCCCACCATCGACCGCGACGGCCGCGTGCGCGACGCCTCCACGGATCTGGGCGCGTACGAATTTCTGGCGCCGGTCGCAAACGCCCAGGCTGTTACCGTCATCGAAAATACACCGACCGCCATCACCCTGACCGGCTCCGACCCGAATACCCCGGTTCGCCCCCTGACATATTCGATCGTCACCGGGCCGACTCAAGGCGTTCTCTCCGGGACCGCGCCGAATTTGACTTACACTCCCAGCGCGAATTACAGCGGCTCCGACTCCTTCACCTTTACGACCAACAACGGCCGATACACGAGCCCGGCGGCGATGGTATCCATCAACGTCACCCATGTCAACCAACAGCCGACGATCAATGCGATCCTCGACCAGACGGTCAATGAAAACGTCGGACCGCAGAACGTGGCGCTCTCGGGAATCACGCAGGGCGCCGGCGACACCGGACAGGCGATCATCATCGCCGCGTCCAGTAACAACCCGGCGCTGATCCCCACCCCGACAATCACCTACACCAGCGCGAATTCGACGGGGACGCTCACCTATACCCCGGCGGCGAACGCCTTCGGGACGGCGACCATCGCGGTCAAGGTCACGGACAACGGCGGAGTAGCCAACGGCGGCGTGGACACCAAAACGATCACTTTCAATATCGCCGTGAACCCAGTCGTGCTGACGCCGACGGCCAATAACCAGAGCGTCACAACAAACGAAAACACGGCGGTCGGCGTCACGCTGACGGGTTCGGACCCGAACGCTCCGCCAAAGCCCCTGACCTACGCGGTGACGACCAACCCGGCGCACGGGACACTTTCGGGAACCGCGCCGAACCTGACCTACACACCGAACACGGGATACTTTGGATCGGACAGCTTCCAGTTCACCGTGAACAACGGGACGCAGACCAGCGGGGCGGCGACGGTGTCGATCGCGGTAAACCGCGTCAACAACATCCCGACGATCGGCGCGGTCTCCGACCAGAACGTCTCGGAGAACAGCGGCGCGCATACGGTCAGCCTTTCGGCAATCAGCGCCGGAACCGGAGACAGCGACCAGACGGTCATCATCGCCGCGACAAGCAATAACCCGAGCCTGATCCCGGACCCAACCGTCACATACACCAATCCAAACACCACTGGATCGCTCACCTATACCCCGGCGGCAAACGCCTTCGGGACGGCGACCATCGCGGTCAAGGTCACGGACAACGGCGGAGTAGCCAACGGCGGCGTGAACACGAAAACGATCACGTTCCAGATCCATGTCTCCCAGGTCATCCTGGCGCCGACGGCCAACAACCAATCGGTCACCACGGCGCAGGACACGGCGGTCGGGATCACGCTCTCCGGCTCCGATCCCAATACCCCGCCCCAGCCGCTCACCTACACGGTGACGACGAACCCGACGCATGGGACGCTTTCGGGAACCGCGCCGAACCTGACCTACACGCCCAGCGCCGGCTACTTCGGCTCCGACAGCTTCACCTTCACGACGAGCAATGGCGCGCAGACCAGCAACACGGCGACGGTCTCGATCAACATCACGCAGGGTTCGGCGACCAACGTCACCGGCCAGATCACCGTGACTCGCGGCGGCTACGTTTACAACCGCACCACCGGCCACTACCGCCAGTCCGTCACACTGACCAACACCGGCGGCGCCGTCGCCGGCCCAATCTCGTTGGTCCTGGACGGCCTGACCGGCGCTGCGCTCACCAACGCGACCGGAACCACGGTTCAGACTGCCCCGGCAGGCAGCCCGTACGTCAACACATCCGGCCTCAGCGCGGGAGCGAGCACAAGCGTTGTCCTGGAATTCAACCACCAGCCCAGCGGATACACACCCCGCATATTGGCGGGCGGCGGAGCGCGATAG
- a CDS encoding phage tail protein — protein sequence MSEPFLSEIRVFSFNFPPNGWAFCNGAIVQVQQNPLLYQLIGNTYGGTAPNSFALPNLSGSTPIHMGGDYALGAAGGKPDNLLTVNTMPQHTHTLLASKAAATSGSPAGAGLAAPIAQVGPVYTPNTDFSAKMAPGAIANAGSGGAHNNMQPYLALNFCIALQGVYPNPS from the coding sequence ATGTCTGAGCCGTTTTTATCAGAGATACGCGTCTTCTCCTTCAACTTTCCGCCCAATGGCTGGGCGTTCTGCAATGGAGCGATCGTGCAGGTCCAGCAGAATCCGCTCCTTTATCAGCTGATCGGCAATACCTACGGGGGGACCGCCCCAAATTCGTTCGCGCTTCCAAATCTGAGCGGAAGCACGCCGATTCATATGGGTGGCGACTACGCTCTGGGCGCGGCCGGCGGCAAACCGGACAACCTGCTGACCGTGAACACAATGCCCCAGCACACGCACACGCTGCTCGCGTCGAAGGCTGCGGCGACTTCGGGATCGCCGGCCGGCGCGGGTCTTGCGGCGCCGATCGCGCAAGTCGGGCCGGTCTACACGCCGAACACGGACTTCTCGGCGAAGATGGCGCCTGGGGCGATCGCAAACGCCGGCAGCGGCGGCGCGCACAACAATATGCAGCCTTACCTGGCGCTGAACTTCTGCATCGCCCTGCAAGGCGTCTATCCTAACCCCAGCTGA
- a CDS encoding phage tail protein: MAEPFLSEIRIFSFNYPPKGWAFCNGQLLSIAQNTALFSLIGTYYGGNGQTTFQLPNLQGRAPLHSGPINSAVGTQGGEAAHTLTLGEIPTHFHTLQGQNVTATTGSPSSANLAQPVSNVGAVYATTAGDTTMAPQAIANAGNSQPHNNMQPYLTLNFCIALVGIFPSRN; encoded by the coding sequence ATGGCGGAGCCATTTCTATCGGAGATTCGCATCTTTTCTTTCAACTATCCCCCCAAGGGATGGGCGTTTTGCAACGGACAGTTGCTTTCCATCGCGCAGAACACCGCGCTCTTTTCGCTGATCGGCACATACTATGGCGGCAACGGTCAAACGACATTCCAGCTTCCGAACCTCCAGGGCCGAGCGCCTCTTCACTCCGGCCCAATCAATTCCGCTGTGGGGACCCAAGGCGGAGAGGCCGCTCATACACTGACACTGGGTGAGATCCCAACGCACTTCCATACTCTGCAAGGGCAAAACGTGACCGCCACCACGGGTTCGCCAAGCAGCGCAAACCTCGCACAGCCAGTCTCGAATGTCGGCGCGGTATACGCCACGACTGCGGGAGACACGACCATGGCGCCGCAGGCGATCGCGAACGCGGGCAACAGTCAGCCACACAATAATATGCAGCCGTACCTCACATTGAACTTCTGTATCGCACTGGTTGGCATATTCCCAAGCCGCAACTGA
- a CDS encoding phage tail protein codes for MSEPYIGEIRLVGFSFAPVGWAFCDGSLQSIAENTTLFQIIGTTYGGDGQNTFALPNLQGRVPIHQGNGFVIGQIAGSETVTLTSQQLPSHKHALAASTGAATSTSPANANLAASGIDVYISPTSPVSTTTSSTAAGGGQPHENMMPFTCINYIIALFGVFPSQN; via the coding sequence ATGTCAGAGCCATATATCGGCGAAATCCGCCTGGTCGGCTTCAGCTTCGCACCTGTAGGGTGGGCGTTTTGTGATGGGTCGCTGCAATCCATCGCGGAAAACACCACCCTTTTCCAGATCATCGGAACAACGTACGGGGGCGACGGGCAAAACACGTTTGCGCTGCCCAACCTTCAAGGGCGCGTCCCTATTCATCAGGGCAATGGCTTCGTCATCGGCCAGATTGCCGGCTCGGAAACCGTAACGCTGACTTCTCAGCAGCTGCCTTCGCATAAGCACGCGTTAGCCGCGTCGACTGGGGCGGCGACAAGCACGAGTCCGGCGAACGCCAATCTCGCCGCCTCCGGCATTGACGTCTATATTTCGCCCACGTCACCCGTCTCGACCACGACGAGTTCGACGGCGGCGGGAGGCGGGCAGCCTCACGAAAACATGATGCCGTTCACGTGCATTAACTATATCATTGCTCTGTTCGGGGTTTTCCCTTCGCAGAATTAA
- a CDS encoding PDDEXK nuclease domain-containing protein, producing MERHDEAISITAFAGYEEFLIDIKTRVRAARVRAALAVNSELVLLYWNIGRLIALRMKENAWGAKVVHQLADDLRREFPDMHGLSLRNLRYMRSFAEAWPDEVILQQAAAKLPWFHNCVLIEKLKESDERLWYARQTIEQGWSRNVLVHQIESRLYKRQGKAVTNFDRALLPEQSDLARQLVKDPYHFDFLNIAQGAAEREIERGLIDHIRQFLIELGAGFAFLGSQYHLEIADDDDYLDLLFYHVRLRCYVIIELKSGKFLPEYAGKMSFYLAAVDDLLRHPDDAPSIGLILCKEKKQVVAEYALRNTATPMGVSAYQLTESLPEALQGSLPTVEQWESELAKDNGSAQRVDHA from the coding sequence ATGGAGAGACACGACGAAGCAATATCGATCACAGCGTTCGCGGGTTACGAAGAATTTCTGATCGACATCAAAACCCGCGTCCGCGCGGCGCGGGTGCGGGCCGCGCTGGCGGTCAACAGCGAGCTAGTTCTACTTTATTGGAATATTGGACGATTGATCGCTCTGCGTATGAAAGAGAACGCATGGGGCGCCAAAGTGGTCCATCAACTCGCCGACGACCTGCGGCGCGAGTTTCCGGATATGCATGGACTATCACTGCGTAACTTACGGTATATGCGTTCTTTCGCAGAGGCGTGGCCCGACGAGGTAATTTTGCAGCAAGCTGCTGCAAAATTGCCATGGTTCCACAATTGCGTTCTGATCGAGAAACTTAAGGAATCGGACGAGCGTTTGTGGTATGCCCGCCAGACGATCGAACAAGGTTGGAGCCGGAACGTTCTAGTCCATCAGATCGAGAGCAGGTTATACAAGCGACAGGGGAAGGCTGTCACCAATTTCGATCGGGCGCTGCTGCCGGAGCAGTCGGACCTCGCGCGGCAGCTTGTCAAGGATCCCTATCACTTTGATTTTCTCAACATCGCGCAAGGCGCGGCGGAACGTGAGATCGAGCGGGGGCTGATCGACCATATCCGCCAATTTCTGATTGAGCTAGGAGCGGGCTTCGCGTTTCTTGGGAGTCAGTATCACCTGGAAATCGCGGACGACGACGACTATCTCGACCTCCTCTTCTATCATGTCAGGCTGCGCTGCTACGTGATTATCGAGCTCAAGAGCGGCAAGTTTCTGCCGGAATACGCCGGAAAAATGAGCTTTTACCTCGCCGCCGTGGACGATCTTTTGCGCCACCCGGACGACGCGCCAAGCATCGGGTTGATCCTCTGCAAAGAAAAGAAACAGGTTGTCGCGGAGTACGCCCTGCGTAATACGGCCACGCCGATGGGAGTGTCGGCATATCAGCTCACCGAATCGCTGCCCGAGGCGCTGCAAGGCAGTCTGCCGACCGTCGAACAGTGGGAAAGCGAATTGGCAAAGGACAACGGCTCAGCGCAGAGGGTAGACCACGCATAA
- a CDS encoding ankyrin repeat domain-containing protein, giving the protein MTEVSPEPEVPSVDSQAAKTLSWREEEANRRTARLAYNALPADARYSISHLDDEINMAHIDLVRTLLDAGADVNGRNILGDTPLKVAAYVGSAEIVRLLLERGADIHARDSEGLTALEQATRLRHAKVVAVFHDYLH; this is encoded by the coding sequence ATGACAGAAGTTTCGCCCGAGCCTGAGGTTCCGTCCGTGGATTCTCAGGCTGCGAAGACGCTGTCATGGCGTGAGGAAGAGGCAAACCGCCGCACGGCGCGACTGGCGTACAATGCCTTACCAGCAGATGCTCGGTATAGTATTAGCCATCTGGATGACGAGATTAATATGGCGCATATCGATCTCGTGCGAACACTTCTCGACGCCGGGGCAGATGTGAACGGCAGAAATATACTTGGGGACACGCCACTGAAAGTCGCGGCATACGTGGGAAGCGCCGAAATCGTGCGGCTGCTTTTGGAACGTGGCGCGGACATCCACGCACGCGACAGCGAGGGCCTCACCGCCCTTGAGCAGGCGACACGTTTGAGACACGCGAAAGTCGTCGCCGTCTTTCACGACTATCTCCACTGA
- a CDS encoding twin-arginine translocation signal domain-containing protein, which translates to MNVINIEPIDRRGFLRGAAALAAAATIGMEAQPAAEAAATATAATHSTCALASASGLINPTALGVGGVGTAYARITIQGHFVPANATAALRSVKAHYAVSINGKITDVPMYAWAASSGKPQSSTIKVPVGPGAGVLLSVEIGSPQTAEDYYFLSAGSTPGIAKLVPGTYAIVAGTPNLSGCRLTQYNGAPALVRGGATGPVPVDFEYVLVTVAGV; encoded by the coding sequence ATGAACGTTATTAATATAGAGCCAATCGACCGGCGCGGCTTTTTGCGCGGCGCCGCGGCCCTTGCCGCCGCCGCGACAATCGGCATGGAAGCGCAGCCCGCGGCCGAAGCCGCTGCAACGGCAACCGCAGCCACGCACAGCACGTGCGCTCTGGCGTCGGCCAGCGGCCTGATCAATCCTACGGCGCTCGGCGTGGGCGGCGTCGGGACCGCGTACGCGCGGATCACGATCCAGGGTCACTTCGTTCCGGCGAACGCGACGGCGGCGCTGCGCTCCGTCAAAGCGCACTACGCCGTGTCGATCAACGGCAAGATCACCGATGTTCCGATGTACGCCTGGGCGGCATCTTCCGGCAAGCCGCAGAGCTCGACGATCAAAGTCCCTGTCGGCCCCGGCGCCGGCGTCCTGCTTTCCGTTGAGATCGGCTCACCGCAAACCGCCGAGGATTACTATTTCCTGTCGGCCGGAAGCACGCCCGGCATCGCAAAACTGGTCCCCGGCACATACGCGATCGTCGCGGGAACGCCGAACCTGTCCGGCTGCCGCCTGACACAATACAACGGCGCCCCCGCCCTGGTGCGCGGCGGCGCGACCGGCCCGGTTCCGGTCGATTTTGAGTACGTGCTGGTGACGGTAGCGGGAGTTTAG
- a CDS encoding phage tail protein, which yields MSDQFLGEIRIVPFNFPPHGWAFCNGQILPISQNTALFSLLGTFYGGNGTSNFALPNLQDSVAISQGQGSGLTPRILGETGGSASVTLLSTEMAPHVHGLVADSSIASSVSPAGNLAAVPAAGPRRPNQMYATGAATTAMQQNGLLAAGSGLPHNNQQPYLTLNFVISMVGIFPPRG from the coding sequence ATGTCGGATCAATTTCTCGGAGAGATCAGAATCGTTCCCTTTAACTTTCCGCCGCATGGGTGGGCGTTCTGCAACGGACAAATTCTCCCCATCTCGCAGAATACCGCGCTCTTCTCGCTGCTCGGTACTTTTTATGGCGGCAATGGAACGAGTAACTTCGCGCTGCCCAACCTTCAGGATTCCGTGGCGATAAGCCAGGGGCAGGGATCCGGCCTGACGCCGCGTATCCTCGGCGAAACCGGCGGCTCGGCGTCCGTAACGCTCCTCTCCACGGAGATGGCGCCGCATGTCCACGGTCTTGTCGCCGACTCCAGTATTGCGAGCAGCGTTAGCCCGGCGGGAAACCTTGCGGCCGTTCCCGCCGCCGGCCCTCGGCGCCCAAACCAGATGTACGCCACCGGCGCCGCGACAACCGCCATGCAGCAGAACGGATTGCTGGCGGCGGGCAGCGGGCTGCCGCACAATAACCAGCAGCCTTACCTGACGCTGAATTTCGTCATCTCGATGGTGGGAATCTTTCCGCCGCGCGGATAG